A genome region from Flavobacterium sp. CFS9 includes the following:
- a CDS encoding cupin domain-containing protein, which yields MSTPYTSVIEEGKIPNTYMTGDVSYKKQTSAIHPDNTVVKEVSFEPGSRCNWHVNPTLQLFIATNGIGYFQEKGKAIRLLHKDEVVTILPGIEHWYGATPFSSFSHIAIITEIDKGAAIWLDSVTDEEYYSFGK from the coding sequence ATGTCAACACCTTACACTTCTGTTATTGAAGAGGGAAAAATCCCGAATACCTATATGACTGGTGATGTTTCTTATAAAAAGCAAACTAGTGCCATTCATCCGGATAATACTGTTGTTAAAGAAGTTTCTTTTGAACCGGGTTCAAGATGTAACTGGCATGTTAACCCAACACTGCAATTGTTTATTGCTACAAACGGGATCGGTTATTTTCAGGAAAAAGGAAAAGCTATCCGATTGCTTCATAAAGACGAAGTAGTTACCATTCTGCCGGGAATCGAACATTGGTATGGCGCGACGCCTTTCAGTTCGTTTTCACACATTGCTATTATTACAGAAATTGATAAAGGAGCTGCAATCTGGCTCGATAGTGTGACAGATGAGGAGTATTACAGTTTTGGAAAATGA
- a CDS encoding efflux RND transporter permease subunit, whose amino-acid sequence MLDKIIQFSIKNKFVILLLTLVLIAWGSYSIKQLPLDALPDVTNNQVQIITTAPTLASQEVEQLITYPLEQAVKTVPDIIELRSISRFGLSVVTVVFEDDVNIYWAREQIFQRLKQAEENIPAYAGSPELAPISTGLGEIYQYDVYAKKGYEDKYDAIKLRTIQDWIIIPQLQGIRGVADVSTWGGKLKQYEIAVNPNTLNSLGVTITEIFDALEKNNQNTGGAYIEKDQFAYFIRGVGMAKGTKDLGNVVVKNRNGSPVLVRDVAEVREGVALRYGASTKDGKGEIVSGMVLMLKGENSSAVVNRIHERMIQINKSLPEGVVAEAFIDRGKLVDSAIGTVSKNLLEGALIVIFVLILFLGNLRAGLIVASVIPLAMLFAVILMNAFGVSGNLMSLGAIDFGIIVDGAVIIVEATMHHLQQLKRKKELTQNEMDAEVYNSASKIRNSAAFGEIIILIVYLPILALVGTEGKMFKPMAMTVGFAVAGAFILSLTYVPMMSAMFLSKSTQHKENFSDRMMARLEAIYTPFLKKALQFKKVVLGISLGLFALGLVVFNSMGGEFIPTIEEGDLAINATIMTGSSLTQMVETATKYEQILKAKFPEIKTIVTKIGSGEIPTDPMPIESGDLIIVLKDKKEWKGKYDNWEDLANAMKKEMEVIPGANIEISQPIQMRFNELMTGSRSDIAIKIFGDDLEILDAKAAELISKIKSIEGIGDLKADKVTGLPQITVKYDYNKIALYGLNISDINQIIRSSFAGESAGKIYDESKRFDVVVRMNENNRADITDVSNLFIPLPNGQQVPLSQVATVEYEQGPVQVIRENGKRRITVGLNVRGRDIKSVVEEIQQRLDKDYKLPAGYYVTYGGQFENLIEATKRLSVALPIALGLILVLLYFTFKSFKQAGLIFTAIPLSAIGGVFALWMRGMPFSISAGIGFIALFGIAVLNGIVLISYFNQLKKEGVLDPLQRVLIGTKTRLRPVLMTAAVASLGFLPMALSTSGGAEVQKPLATVVIGGLVSATLLTLIVLPILYLLLEKKFNDKKDN is encoded by the coding sequence ATGTTAGATAAAATCATACAGTTTAGTATAAAGAATAAGTTCGTTATACTACTATTAACCCTTGTATTAATAGCCTGGGGAAGCTATTCGATCAAACAATTGCCATTAGACGCTTTGCCTGATGTAACCAACAATCAGGTGCAGATTATTACCACAGCACCAACTTTGGCCAGTCAGGAAGTCGAGCAATTAATAACTTATCCTTTAGAGCAAGCTGTAAAAACAGTTCCGGATATCATAGAGCTTCGCAGTATTTCACGTTTCGGATTATCGGTAGTTACGGTAGTTTTTGAGGACGATGTGAATATCTATTGGGCTAGAGAACAGATATTTCAACGTCTTAAACAAGCCGAGGAGAATATCCCTGCTTATGCCGGTTCGCCCGAATTGGCCCCAATCAGTACCGGTTTAGGAGAAATTTATCAGTACGACGTTTATGCCAAAAAAGGTTACGAAGACAAATACGATGCGATAAAACTGCGTACCATTCAGGATTGGATCATTATCCCGCAATTGCAGGGAATCAGAGGTGTAGCTGATGTTAGTACCTGGGGAGGGAAACTAAAACAATATGAAATCGCTGTAAATCCAAATACACTGAACAGTTTAGGCGTTACCATCACAGAGATTTTTGACGCCCTCGAAAAAAACAATCAAAATACAGGAGGTGCCTATATCGAAAAAGACCAGTTTGCGTACTTCATTCGTGGTGTTGGTATGGCGAAGGGAACCAAAGACTTAGGAAATGTAGTAGTGAAAAACCGAAATGGTTCACCCGTTCTGGTTCGCGATGTAGCCGAAGTTCGCGAAGGTGTTGCCCTGCGTTACGGAGCCTCAACCAAGGACGGAAAAGGAGAAATTGTTTCAGGAATGGTCTTGATGCTGAAAGGAGAGAATTCCAGCGCCGTAGTCAACAGAATTCATGAAAGAATGATTCAGATCAATAAAAGTCTGCCCGAAGGAGTCGTTGCCGAAGCTTTTATTGACAGAGGAAAGTTAGTAGACAGCGCTATCGGAACCGTTTCAAAGAACTTATTAGAAGGGGCTTTGATCGTTATTTTTGTACTGATCTTGTTTCTGGGGAATCTTCGTGCAGGCTTAATTGTAGCTTCGGTTATTCCGCTTGCCATGCTCTTTGCCGTTATTTTAATGAATGCTTTCGGCGTAAGCGGAAATCTGATGAGTCTTGGAGCGATCGACTTTGGAATCATTGTCGACGGAGCTGTAATTATTGTGGAAGCCACCATGCACCACCTGCAACAGCTCAAACGCAAGAAAGAACTAACACAAAACGAAATGGATGCTGAAGTGTACAATTCGGCTTCGAAAATCAGAAACAGTGCCGCTTTTGGAGAAATTATTATTCTGATCGTTTACCTGCCTATTCTTGCTTTAGTTGGAACTGAAGGTAAAATGTTTAAACCAATGGCAATGACGGTAGGTTTTGCGGTTGCGGGAGCCTTTATTCTTTCTTTGACGTATGTACCCATGATGAGTGCCATGTTCTTGTCTAAAAGTACCCAACACAAAGAAAATTTCAGCGACAGAATGATGGCGCGGCTGGAAGCTATCTATACACCATTTTTAAAAAAAGCGCTACAGTTTAAAAAAGTGGTTTTAGGAATATCACTTGGGTTGTTTGCCCTAGGTTTAGTCGTTTTCAATTCAATGGGAGGAGAGTTTATCCCCACTATCGAAGAAGGTGATTTGGCTATAAATGCCACCATCATGACCGGAAGTTCACTGACGCAAATGGTGGAAACTGCCACTAAGTACGAACAGATCTTAAAAGCTAAATTTCCCGAAATTAAAACCATCGTAACCAAAATTGGAAGCGGGGAGATTCCAACCGATCCGATGCCTATTGAAAGCGGCGATTTGATCATTGTTTTGAAAGACAAAAAAGAATGGAAAGGCAAATATGACAACTGGGAAGATTTGGCCAATGCGATGAAAAAAGAAATGGAAGTTATTCCGGGAGCCAATATCGAGATCTCTCAGCCTATTCAGATGCGATTTAACGAATTAATGACCGGAAGCCGAAGCGATATAGCCATTAAGATTTTTGGAGACGATCTGGAGATTCTGGACGCTAAAGCAGCAGAGTTAATCTCAAAAATTAAAAGTATTGAAGGAATTGGTGATTTAAAAGCGGATAAAGTAACCGGTTTACCGCAAATTACGGTGAAATACGATTACAATAAAATCGCTTTATACGGATTGAATATTTCAGATATCAATCAAATTATACGTTCGTCTTTTGCGGGAGAAAGTGCCGGGAAAATCTATGATGAAAGCAAAAGGTTTGATGTTGTAGTGCGCATGAACGAAAACAATCGTGCCGATATTACAGATGTGAGCAACTTGTTTATTCCGCTGCCAAACGGACAGCAGGTACCGCTTTCGCAAGTGGCTACAGTCGAGTACGAGCAAGGGCCTGTACAGGTTATTCGGGAGAACGGAAAACGCAGAATCACGGTCGGACTAAACGTTCGTGGCCGCGATATTAAAAGTGTTGTGGAAGAAATTCAGCAAAGACTGGACAAAGACTACAAACTTCCGGCAGGGTATTATGTAACCTATGGAGGTCAGTTTGAAAATTTAATCGAAGCCACCAAACGACTTTCGGTAGCGCTTCCAATCGCGTTAGGATTGATACTGGTGTTGCTGTATTTTACTTTTAAAAGCTTCAAACAGGCCGGATTGATTTTTACAGCCATTCCATTATCAGCAATCGGGGGAGTTTTTGCACTCTGGATGCGCGGAATGCCGTTTAGTATTTCAGCCGGTATTGGTTTCATTGCTTTGTTTGGAATTGCGGTTTTAAACGGAATTGTATTGATTTCGTATTTCAATCAGCTCAAAAAAGAGGGAGTTCTCGATCCCTTACAAAGAGTTTTAATCGGGACCAAAACCAGATTGCGCCCGGTTTTAATGACTGCAGCCGTAGCTTCGTTAGGATTCCTGCCAATGGCATTGTCTACAAGCGGAGGAGCAGAGGTGCAAAAACCTTTGGCAACCGTAGTAATTGGAGGGTTAGTCTCAGCAACTTTATTAACCTTAATTGTTTTGCCAATTCTGTATTTGTTACTGGAGAAGAAGTTTAACGATAAAAAAGACAATTAG
- a CDS encoding DUF6660 family protein, which produces MKWITIILSIYLMTISNMPCADMEINSAAHKTAQFSSEANHSHDKDNDLCSPFCACNCCGAQVLSYQTFLSFDFPVAHSIISIPLPNYNSVFASSFYGSVWQPPQIA; this is translated from the coding sequence GTGAAATGGATAACAATCATATTATCGATTTATTTAATGACGATTTCCAATATGCCTTGTGCAGATATGGAAATCAACAGTGCTGCTCACAAAACAGCTCAGTTTTCTTCAGAAGCGAATCACTCACACGATAAAGACAATGATTTATGCTCGCCTTTCTGTGCGTGCAATTGTTGTGGAGCACAGGTTTTAAGTTATCAGACTTTCTTAAGCTTTGATTTTCCTGTGGCACATTCCATTATCTCAATTCCATTACCCAACTACAATTCTGTTTTTGCTTCCAGTTTCTACGGAAGTGTATGGCAGCCCCCACAAATAGCATAA
- a CDS encoding NAD(P)-dependent alcohol dehydrogenase — translation MEVKNIKAFGTEAADAPLQTLDIQRRAVLAHDVEIEILYCGICHSDLHSARNEWHGTIYPIVPGHEIVGRVTKVGDHVKNFKVGDLAGVGCMVDSCRECEHCKGDLEQFCDAGSTLTFNSPDTHLGGQTFGGYSQSIVVDENYVLHISDKLDLAGVAPLLCAGITTYSPLRHWNVGPGQKVGIVGIGGLGHMGIKLAKAMGAHVVVFTTSLSKTEDAKRLGADEVVLSTDPEQMAKYTKSLNFILDCVSAEHNIDAYLNLLKVDGTLALVGAPMEPLPVTSFSLLLGRRSFAGSAIGGIKETQEMLDFCAEHNITADIELIGVNEVNDAYERLLKGDIKYRFVIDMASL, via the coding sequence ATGGAAGTAAAAAACATAAAAGCCTTTGGAACAGAGGCTGCGGATGCACCGTTGCAGACATTAGACATTCAACGAAGAGCGGTATTGGCTCATGATGTAGAAATAGAGATTTTATACTGCGGAATTTGTCATTCCGATTTGCATTCAGCCAGAAATGAATGGCACGGGACAATTTATCCAATAGTTCCGGGGCATGAGATTGTGGGGAGAGTAACAAAAGTGGGAGATCACGTAAAGAATTTCAAAGTGGGTGATTTGGCCGGAGTAGGCTGTATGGTTGATTCTTGCAGAGAATGTGAGCATTGTAAAGGCGATTTAGAGCAGTTTTGTGATGCCGGCAGTACTTTGACCTTTAATTCTCCGGATACACATTTAGGAGGTCAGACGTTTGGAGGGTATTCGCAAAGTATTGTAGTTGATGAGAATTATGTGCTGCATATTTCAGATAAATTAGACCTTGCGGGTGTTGCACCTTTGCTTTGTGCAGGTATTACAACTTATTCACCATTAAGACACTGGAATGTAGGTCCCGGACAAAAAGTAGGAATTGTAGGAATTGGTGGTTTGGGTCATATGGGAATTAAATTAGCGAAAGCAATGGGAGCTCATGTGGTTGTTTTTACGACTTCATTGTCTAAAACCGAAGATGCAAAGCGTCTGGGGGCAGATGAGGTAGTGTTATCTACAGACCCTGAGCAAATGGCTAAATACACTAAAAGCCTGAATTTTATTCTGGACTGTGTATCGGCAGAACATAATATTGATGCCTATTTGAATCTGTTGAAAGTGGATGGAACTCTAGCCTTGGTTGGTGCTCCGATGGAACCTCTTCCGGTGACTTCGTTCAGTCTTTTATTAGGAAGAAGAAGTTTTGCGGGGTCTGCCATTGGTGGAATCAAAGAGACTCAGGAAATGCTTGATTTTTGTGCGGAACATAATATTACTGCCGATATTGAATTAATTGGTGTAAACGAAGTAAATGATGCTTATGAAAGACTGTTAAAAGGAGATATTAAGTATCGTTTTGTAATTGATATGGCTTCTTTGTAG
- a CDS encoding efflux RND transporter periplasmic adaptor subunit: MKQINNNTTAKRIKVLSQRKFAYWGLMAASIMVLASCGQKKTEEVPEEEKSQTEIALNESQYKTVGIETGLVEDRNLNKVIKANGYTTVPPQNSAEVSTLIGGTVKDIFVLEGTYVNKGKVLATIQNLEVIEMQEEYHSAVANIEYLQLEYNRQKTLSDENVNPRKTFQEVKSKLAAERARAQAAKNKLEALHVSTKGSTSLVPVVAPINGYVGKISIAKGAYAQTGVVLFEVVDNSQMHLDLNVYEKDLGSISIGQVIDFVLTNQSNKSIKGKIFGINKSFSNESKTVAVHAKIESADAKGLIPGMYVSANINITNATVPALPKDAVVRNADKYFVYVEEEAHEEKKTPEKGNHEKEVHFRAVEVIPGTTDLGFTEIKFVENVEPNAKIVTKGAFYLLSAMKGGGEHDH; encoded by the coding sequence ATGAAACAGATCAATAATAATACAACGGCAAAAAGAATAAAGGTTTTATCGCAAAGAAAGTTCGCTTATTGGGGATTAATGGCAGCTTCGATAATGGTTTTAGCGTCCTGTGGTCAAAAGAAAACAGAAGAAGTACCCGAAGAAGAAAAATCGCAAACAGAAATTGCTTTAAACGAATCGCAATATAAAACGGTTGGGATTGAAACAGGTCTGGTAGAAGACAGAAACCTGAATAAAGTCATCAAAGCCAACGGTTACACCACAGTACCGCCGCAAAATTCAGCCGAAGTTTCAACTCTCATCGGAGGAACAGTTAAGGATATTTTTGTTTTGGAAGGAACATATGTTAACAAAGGAAAAGTACTGGCAACCATTCAGAATCTGGAAGTAATCGAAATGCAGGAAGAATACCATTCGGCTGTAGCCAATATTGAATACCTGCAATTGGAATACAACCGCCAAAAAACACTGAGCGATGAAAATGTAAATCCAAGAAAAACATTTCAGGAAGTAAAATCAAAATTAGCGGCAGAAAGAGCCCGTGCACAGGCTGCGAAGAATAAATTGGAGGCTTTGCACGTAAGCACTAAAGGAAGTACTTCGTTAGTTCCGGTTGTAGCACCAATCAATGGCTATGTAGGGAAGATAAGCATCGCAAAAGGGGCTTATGCCCAAACCGGAGTAGTTTTGTTTGAAGTAGTGGATAACAGTCAGATGCATTTGGATTTGAACGTGTATGAAAAAGATTTGGGGTCCATTTCGATTGGTCAGGTGATAGATTTTGTTTTGACCAATCAGTCGAATAAATCCATTAAAGGGAAGATTTTCGGAATTAATAAGTCCTTTTCAAACGAAAGTAAAACCGTTGCGGTGCATGCTAAGATTGAATCTGCCGATGCCAAAGGACTGATTCCGGGTATGTACGTTTCGGCGAACATTAACATCACAAATGCTACTGTTCCTGCGTTACCAAAAGATGCTGTAGTTCGAAATGCCGATAAGTATTTTGTTTATGTGGAAGAAGAAGCACATGAAGAAAAGAAAACACCGGAAAAAGGAAATCATGAAAAAGAAGTTCATTTTAGAGCTGTGGAAGTCATTCCGGGCACAACAGATCTGGGCTTTACAGAAATCAAATTTGTAGAAAATGTTGAACCAAATGCAAAAATCGTAACAAAAGGAGCTTTCTATTTGCTTTCGGCTATGAAAGGCGGGGGAGAACATGATCATTAG
- a CDS encoding helix-turn-helix domain-containing protein: MKEQLEEQGSELGISDLKLKGFKVYEVNGDVSKIPTYNRRDFYKICINTSKSFIHYADRGIETDGTILFFGNPHIPYSWEIISPSYEGYACVFTEDFLKVKDRSESLHESPLFKIGGTPIFSLSAEQKLFIDSLFQKMIQEQETDYVFKDDLIRNYINLILHESMKMQPSENFFKPRNASSRITSLFLELLERQFPIETKNEPLALKTPQDYAQSLAVHVNHLNRSVKEVTGKPTTAHISERIVGEAKALLQHTDWSISDIGYSLGFEYPSYFNNYFKRITGTIPKSLRV, encoded by the coding sequence ATGAAAGAGCAATTAGAAGAACAGGGTTCAGAACTTGGAATTAGTGATTTGAAGCTAAAAGGTTTTAAAGTGTATGAGGTAAACGGTGATGTGAGCAAGATTCCAACGTATAACCGCAGGGATTTTTACAAAATTTGCATCAATACCAGTAAAAGCTTTATTCATTATGCCGACAGAGGGATCGAAACGGACGGAACAATATTATTTTTCGGGAATCCGCATATTCCGTATTCCTGGGAAATTATTTCACCTTCGTATGAGGGTTATGCCTGTGTTTTTACAGAGGATTTTCTAAAGGTAAAAGATCGTTCTGAAAGCCTTCACGAGTCGCCCTTGTTTAAAATTGGCGGTACACCAATATTTTCTTTATCGGCTGAACAAAAGTTGTTTATAGATTCTTTGTTTCAAAAAATGATACAAGAACAGGAAACAGATTATGTCTTCAAAGACGATCTGATTCGCAATTATATCAATTTGATTTTGCATGAATCTATGAAAATGCAGCCTTCTGAGAATTTCTTTAAGCCCAGAAATGCCTCGTCGCGAATTACCTCCTTATTTTTAGAATTGTTGGAAAGACAGTTTCCTATAGAGACTAAAAACGAACCATTGGCCTTAAAAACGCCGCAGGATTACGCTCAAAGTCTTGCTGTTCATGTGAATCATTTAAACCGTTCCGTTAAAGAAGTGACCGGAAAACCAACAACGGCGCATATTTCAGAAAGAATTGTGGGTGAAGCCAAAGCTTTACTACAGCATACAGATTGGAGTATTTCGGATATCGGTTATTCTTTAGGATTTGAATATCCAAGCTATTTTAATAATTACTTTAAAAGAATTACAGGAACAATTCCAAAATCACTCAGAGTGTAA
- a CDS encoding cupin domain-containing protein, producing MSTTENQIAKTIFPKGDLAPADYFTGKAWVKMLVPNDPVLNTAVGNVVFEAGARNNWHTHPGGQILIVTQGKGFYQEEGKPIQLLQEGDVVNIQPEVKHWHGASPDGEFTHIAISTRTENGIVNWLESVTDEQYNSFK from the coding sequence ATGAGTACTACGGAGAATCAAATTGCTAAAACCATTTTTCCTAAAGGAGACTTAGCTCCTGCAGATTATTTTACAGGAAAAGCATGGGTAAAAATGCTGGTTCCCAATGATCCGGTTTTAAATACTGCAGTAGGAAATGTCGTTTTTGAAGCCGGAGCACGCAACAATTGGCATACACATCCCGGCGGACAGATTTTGATCGTCACTCAGGGAAAGGGTTTTTATCAGGAAGAAGGAAAGCCGATCCAACTGCTTCAGGAAGGGGATGTGGTGAATATTCAGCCGGAAGTAAAACATTGGCATGGGGCTTCTCCCGATGGTGAATTTACTCATATTGCCATTAGTACCCGTACCGAAAACGGTATTGTAAACTGGCTTGAGTCGGTTACTGATGAACAATACAACAGCTTTAAATGA
- a CDS encoding TlpA family protein disulfide reductase, producing MKKTLLILGFLCSVVTSTTAQVVGTDIGDIAPEIDLPDTKGNNIVLSSLRGEVVLVDFWASWCGPCIKEQPELIKLYNTYSGKFSIYSVSMDTKKALWTGAIAKQKLPWTQVSDLKYWNSPVVGDYMLQSVPLNFLIDKNGIILAKNIHGNALNEMLKSLFAAQ from the coding sequence ATGAAAAAAACACTACTTATTTTAGGATTCTTATGCAGTGTTGTAACAAGTACAACGGCACAGGTGGTAGGAACTGATATTGGCGACATTGCTCCCGAAATTGATTTACCGGATACAAAAGGAAATAATATTGTGCTTTCTTCCTTAAGAGGAGAGGTTGTTTTAGTCGATTTTTGGGCATCCTGGTGCGGTCCTTGCATAAAAGAGCAGCCCGAATTGATAAAACTGTACAACACGTATTCCGGTAAGTTTTCAATTTACAGTGTTTCAATGGATACGAAAAAAGCTCTTTGGACGGGAGCTATTGCAAAACAAAAACTGCCATGGACTCAGGTAAGCGATTTAAAATACTGGAATTCTCCGGTTGTTGGCGATTATATGCTTCAATCAGTGCCATTAAATTTTCTGATTGATAAGAACGGAATTATATTAGCCAAAAACATTCATGGAAATGCATTGAATGAAATGCTGAAAAGTTTATTTGCCGCTCAATAG
- a CDS encoding ArsR/SmtB family transcription factor: MESIEIFKALANKSRLQMLEWLKEPEINFPDQLQSGFEHGVCVGQIQAKAGLTQSTVSEYLSILQRAGFIESKRVGQWTYYKRNEGAFEALSKLIQSNL, from the coding sequence ATGGAATCTATAGAAATCTTTAAAGCATTAGCCAACAAATCCAGATTACAGATGCTGGAATGGCTAAAAGAACCCGAAATCAACTTTCCCGATCAACTGCAATCGGGATTTGAGCATGGGGTTTGTGTGGGCCAGATACAAGCCAAAGCGGGTCTTACCCAATCGACAGTCTCAGAATACCTGTCTATTTTACAACGCGCCGGATTTATCGAATCCAAACGTGTTGGACAGTGGACTTACTATAAACGTAACGAAGGTGCCTTTGAAGCACTCAGTAAATTAATTCAATCTAATTTGTAA
- a CDS encoding TolC family protein gives MKNILKHINSSLFAHLAKETLSTLRLNKLLPALLLTTTVTMAQEKISLEKAIELAKSNNIDLKIADKEIEKQTVLKKTAFQADPLQVQYQGGQFNSADYDHNVSVQQFFPLGNITKANRQLQEELTKLAEKRKALSTYEVEKAVTLAYYQYLYGVSIQKLNSELNEIYTKFLKNAELRFKTGESGNIEVISAKAKVKEIETQKAQLEFDLAIYQKQLQFFVQTDENVIPDDQTALQYVMVKEEGSSKAETLMTDFYQQQISVYQKEANTHKAMRTPKVGLGYFAQTINTESLFQGFTAGLQIPLFGGVNTAKAKASAISISQSQLALDKNKLTLNLQKQELQNNFEKQQKAMDYFQKEGLQYADQIISTAQKSYANGDLSYWSYISFLNQAIDIKKQYTEATHNFNQSAIELQFPTIKNN, from the coding sequence ATGAAAAACATACTAAAGCATATAAACAGCTCCCTCTTTGCGCACCTTGCGAAAGAAACATTGAGTACTTTGCGGTTAAACAAGCTCCTGCCTGCACTCTTGTTAACCACTACAGTAACAATGGCACAGGAAAAAATCAGTTTGGAAAAAGCAATCGAACTGGCAAAATCAAACAATATCGATTTGAAGATTGCCGATAAAGAAATTGAAAAACAAACCGTTTTGAAAAAGACGGCATTTCAGGCAGATCCGCTTCAGGTACAATACCAGGGCGGACAGTTCAATAGTGCCGATTACGACCATAATGTTTCCGTACAGCAGTTTTTTCCGTTAGGGAACATCACAAAAGCCAATCGACAATTACAGGAAGAACTGACAAAATTGGCCGAAAAACGAAAAGCGTTATCGACTTATGAAGTAGAAAAAGCGGTAACTCTTGCATATTATCAATACCTGTACGGCGTTTCGATTCAAAAGTTAAACTCGGAACTGAATGAAATTTATACCAAGTTCCTGAAGAACGCTGAGCTTCGTTTTAAAACCGGAGAAAGCGGCAACATAGAAGTCATCAGTGCTAAGGCGAAAGTGAAGGAGATCGAAACACAAAAAGCGCAATTAGAATTTGATTTGGCGATTTACCAAAAGCAGCTGCAGTTTTTTGTACAAACCGATGAAAATGTCATTCCTGATGATCAAACTGCCTTGCAATATGTAATGGTTAAAGAAGAAGGAAGTTCAAAAGCAGAGACTTTAATGACCGATTTTTATCAGCAGCAGATCTCGGTGTATCAAAAAGAAGCCAATACACACAAAGCCATGCGAACACCAAAAGTTGGATTGGGATATTTTGCACAAACCATCAACACAGAATCCTTGTTTCAGGGATTCACGGCAGGATTGCAGATACCATTGTTTGGAGGGGTAAATACCGCAAAAGCGAAGGCTTCGGCAATCAGTATTTCACAGTCGCAACTGGCATTGGATAAAAATAAGTTAACGTTGAATCTGCAAAAACAGGAATTGCAAAACAATTTCGAGAAGCAGCAAAAAGCAATGGACTATTTTCAAAAAGAAGGATTGCAGTATGCCGATCAGATTATCAGTACAGCCCAAAAAAGTTATGCCAATGGCGATTTGAGCTATTGGTCGTACATCAGTTTCTTAAATCAGGCAATTGATATTAAGAAACAATATACAGAGGCCACACACAACTTTAATCAAAGCGCAATCGAATTGCAATTTCCAACCATCAAAAACAATTAA